One part of the Cinclus cinclus chromosome 20, bCinCin1.1, whole genome shotgun sequence genome encodes these proteins:
- the DUS1L gene encoding tRNA-dihydrouridine(16/17) synthase [NAD(P)(+)]-like isoform X2, whose product MPKLRGEAFWRETLRSAHYVVAPMVDQSELAWRLLSRRHGAQLCYTPMLHAQVFLRDANYRRENLYGEACAEDRPLIVQFCANDPEVFVQAALLAQDYCDAIDLNLGCPQMIAKRGHYGAFLQEEWDLLQRMNIDKTVKYAQMLEKAGCQLLTVHGRTKEQKGPLAGVASWEHIQAVRKAVNIPVFANGNIQCLSDVEECIRKTGVHGVMSAEGNLHNPALFEGRNPLVWEMAEEYLEIVRKYPCPLSYVRAHLFKLWHHTLQVYQQLREELAKVKTLEGIIDVNRELKLRCQEEIANQKEGEKPKEGLPFFHWICQPYIRPGPKERCRENGDSGTEKGARGKRALEEEEDGNSELLSKNKQKKKLRNPNKSFDPSLKPKYAKCDQCGNPKGNKCVFNMCRGCCKKRAFREVADCPGHGLLFKTKYEKSLSWQHSQRGIQTPEISQRGDAELGETAVLKEAGDSTG is encoded by the exons ATGCCGAAGCTGCGCGGGGAAGCCTTCTGGAGGGAGACGCTGCGGAGCGCCCACTACGTGGTAGCGCCCATGGTGGACCAGAGCGAGCTGGCCTGGAGGCTGCTGAGCCGCCGCCACGGTGCCCAGCTGTGCTACACACCGATGCTGCACGCCCAGGTCTTCCTCAGGGACGCCAACTACCGCCGCGAGAACCTCTACGGCGAGGCCTGTGCCGAGGACCGCCCGCTAATCGTGCAG TTCTGTGCCAATGATCCTGAAGTGTTTGTCCAAGCAGCACTGTTGGCTCAGGATTACTGTGATGCCATAGACCTAAATTTGGGTTGCCCCCAAATGATTGCAAAAAGAG GTCACTATGGAGCATTTCTGCAAGAGGAGTGGGACCTTCTTCAGAGAATGA ACATTGACAAGACAGTGAAGTATGCACAGATGCTGGAGAAAGCTGGCTGCCAG CTGCTGACTGTGCATGGCCGTactaaagaacagaaaggacCGCTTGCTGGTGTGGCATCTTGGGAGCACATTCAAGCTGTAAG AAAAGCTGTAAACATTCCCGTATTTGCAAATGGAAACATCCAGTGCCTCAGCGATGTGGAAGAATGCATCCGTAAGACAGGAGTACATGGTGTCATGAGTGCAG AAGGTAATCTTCATAACCCAGCTTTGTTTGAGGGCCGGAACCCATTGGTGTGGGAGATGGCTGAGGAGTATCTGGAGATAGTGCGGAAGTACCCTTGTCCATTGTCTTATGTTAGGGCTCATCTCTTCAAGCTCTGGCATCACAC GCTTCAAGTTTACCAGCAACTGCGTGAAGAATTAGCAAAAGTGAAGACTCTAGAGGGCATCATAGATGTCAACAGGGAGCTGAAACTGCGATGCCAG GAAGAAATAGCTAAtcagaaagaaggagaaaagccAAAAGAAGGGTTgccttttttccactggatcTGTCAGCCATACATCAGGCCAGG GCCAAAGGAGAGATGCAGGGAGAATGGAGATAGTGGAACTGAAAAAGGTGCACGAGGGAAACGTGCtctggaagaagaggaagatggaaaTTCTGAGCTTCTGtcaaagaataaacaaaaaaagaagttgaGAAATCCAAATAAAAGCTTTGATCCATCTTTAAAAC ccAAATATGCAAAATGTGATCAATGTGGAAATCCTAAG GGCAATAAATGTGTGTTTAATATGTGCCGAGGATGCTGTAAGAAAAGAGCATTCAGAGAGGTAGCAGATTGTCCAG gtCATGGATTACTTTTTAAGACCAAATATGAAAAATCCCTTTCATGGCAGCACAGTCAAAGAGGAATTCAAACCCCAGAGATCAGTCAGAGAGGAgatgcagagctgggggagacAGCAGTGCTGAAGGAGGCTGGTGACAGTACAGGGTGA
- the DUS1L gene encoding tRNA-dihydrouridine(16/17) synthase [NAD(P)(+)]-like isoform X1 — MPKLRGEAFWRETLRSAHYVVAPMVDQSELAWRLLSRRHGAQLCYTPMLHAQVFLRDANYRRENLYGEACAEDRPLIVQFCANDPEVFVQAALLAQDYCDAIDLNLGCPQMIAKRGHYGAFLQEEWDLLQRMILLANEKLSVPITCKIRVFPDIDKTVKYAQMLEKAGCQLLTVHGRTKEQKGPLAGVASWEHIQAVRKAVNIPVFANGNIQCLSDVEECIRKTGVHGVMSAEGNLHNPALFEGRNPLVWEMAEEYLEIVRKYPCPLSYVRAHLFKLWHHTLQVYQQLREELAKVKTLEGIIDVNRELKLRCQEEIANQKEGEKPKEGLPFFHWICQPYIRPGPKERCRENGDSGTEKGARGKRALEEEEDGNSELLSKNKQKKKLRNPNKSFDPSLKPKYAKCDQCGNPKGNKCVFNMCRGCCKKRAFREVADCPGHGLLFKTKYEKSLSWQHSQRGIQTPEISQRGDAELGETAVLKEAGDSTG; from the exons ATGCCGAAGCTGCGCGGGGAAGCCTTCTGGAGGGAGACGCTGCGGAGCGCCCACTACGTGGTAGCGCCCATGGTGGACCAGAGCGAGCTGGCCTGGAGGCTGCTGAGCCGCCGCCACGGTGCCCAGCTGTGCTACACACCGATGCTGCACGCCCAGGTCTTCCTCAGGGACGCCAACTACCGCCGCGAGAACCTCTACGGCGAGGCCTGTGCCGAGGACCGCCCGCTAATCGTGCAG TTCTGTGCCAATGATCCTGAAGTGTTTGTCCAAGCAGCACTGTTGGCTCAGGATTACTGTGATGCCATAGACCTAAATTTGGGTTGCCCCCAAATGATTGCAAAAAGAG GTCACTATGGAGCATTTCTGCAAGAGGAGTGGGACCTTCTTCAGAGAATGA TTTTACTGGCTAACGAGAAGCTCTCTGTTCCCATCACATGCAAAATCCGCGTTTTCCCAGACATTGACAAGACAGTGAAGTATGCACAGATGCTGGAGAAAGCTGGCTGCCAG CTGCTGACTGTGCATGGCCGTactaaagaacagaaaggacCGCTTGCTGGTGTGGCATCTTGGGAGCACATTCAAGCTGTAAG AAAAGCTGTAAACATTCCCGTATTTGCAAATGGAAACATCCAGTGCCTCAGCGATGTGGAAGAATGCATCCGTAAGACAGGAGTACATGGTGTCATGAGTGCAG AAGGTAATCTTCATAACCCAGCTTTGTTTGAGGGCCGGAACCCATTGGTGTGGGAGATGGCTGAGGAGTATCTGGAGATAGTGCGGAAGTACCCTTGTCCATTGTCTTATGTTAGGGCTCATCTCTTCAAGCTCTGGCATCACAC GCTTCAAGTTTACCAGCAACTGCGTGAAGAATTAGCAAAAGTGAAGACTCTAGAGGGCATCATAGATGTCAACAGGGAGCTGAAACTGCGATGCCAG GAAGAAATAGCTAAtcagaaagaaggagaaaagccAAAAGAAGGGTTgccttttttccactggatcTGTCAGCCATACATCAGGCCAGG GCCAAAGGAGAGATGCAGGGAGAATGGAGATAGTGGAACTGAAAAAGGTGCACGAGGGAAACGTGCtctggaagaagaggaagatggaaaTTCTGAGCTTCTGtcaaagaataaacaaaaaaagaagttgaGAAATCCAAATAAAAGCTTTGATCCATCTTTAAAAC ccAAATATGCAAAATGTGATCAATGTGGAAATCCTAAG GGCAATAAATGTGTGTTTAATATGTGCCGAGGATGCTGTAAGAAAAGAGCATTCAGAGAGGTAGCAGATTGTCCAG gtCATGGATTACTTTTTAAGACCAAATATGAAAAATCCCTTTCATGGCAGCACAGTCAAAGAGGAATTCAAACCCCAGAGATCAGTCAGAGAGGAgatgcagagctgggggagacAGCAGTGCTGAAGGAGGCTGGTGACAGTACAGGGTGA